A single window of Nicotiana sylvestris chromosome 3, ASM39365v2, whole genome shotgun sequence DNA harbors:
- the LOC104231430 gene encoding protein SEEDLING LETHAL 1, chloroplastic-like: protein MFGISSYCAKERLFSIRFQLFYSTAAATTLVDFLVNSLGFSNKEAISTSSKVTRSTLRNYEPQLLLDLFHKVGMNKTQIKTLVSSSPELLFSHIDKNLKPKIMVLQEIGLSGSDLVTFINKSDFLMRGLHTTIKPSLDYLREYLGSYDAVARVIKKEPRLLSSNLPKVIPPNILLLQNLGFSLGDIETVFHRRPRYLLNNPEWLERVVNQAEKSFNVPRESRMFLHAIEALVSLDESKLERKLDIFRSFGWSDSDICAMVRKLPYCLTSSEAKIRSTLKFFMTELGYEPSYLASHAPLLKYSMEKRVKPRNEILKFLKENQLIKGKLSLYTAVSSPESRFRKKYVLPFKEKMPELYDLYIKNTS, encoded by the coding sequence ATGTTTGGAATCAGTAGCTATTGCGCAAAGGAGCGTCTCTTTTCCATCAGATTTCAGCTCTTTTACTCCACAGCTGCAGCAACTACATTGGTGGACTTTCTGGTAAATTCACTTGGCTTCTCCAACAAAGAAGCCATTTCTACAAGCTCCAAGGTAACTCGTTCGACACTCCGAAATTATGAGCCACAATTGTTACTTGATCTCTTTCACAAAGTGGGTATGAATAAAACCCAGATCAAAACCCTCGTTTCTTCTTCCCCTGAATTGTTGTTTTCTCATATTGATAaaaaccttaaacccaaaattaTGGTTTTACAAGAAATTGGCTTATCTGGGTCTGACCTTGTTACATTTATCAATAAAAGCGATTTCTTGATGAGAGGTTTACATACTACTATTAAACCAAGTCTTGATTATCTTCGGGAGTATTTGGGCAGTTATGATGCTGTAGCTAGGGTTATTAAGAAAGAGCCTAGGCTGCTTTCCAGTAATCTCCCTAAAGTAATACCACCCAATATACTATTGTTGCAAAATCTTGGGTTTTCGCTAGGGGATATTGAGACGGTTTTTCATCGGCGTCCTAGGTATCTGCTTAATAACCCTGAGTGGCTTGAGAGAGTAGTAAATCAAGCAGAAAAGAGTTTTAACGTACCTCGGGAGTCACGGATGTTTCTTCATGCCATTGAAGCACTTGTGTCGCTTGATGAATCAAAATTAGAAAGGAAATTAGATATTTTCCGGAGTTTTGGATGGTCTGATTCTGATATCTGTGCAATGGTGCGAAAACTTCCTTACTGTTTGACTTCATCAGAGGCTAAGATAAGAAGTACATTGAAATTTTTCATGACCGAACTTGGGTATGAACCTAGTTATCTGGCTTCTCATGCACCACTTTTAAAGTACAGTATGGAGAAGAGGGTCAAGCCAAGGAATGAAATCTTGAAGTTTCTTAAAGAAAACCAGCTGATAAAAGGGAAACTAAGTCTTTACACTGCCGTGTCATCTCCTGAATCACGATTTCGTAAGAAATATGTTCTTCCTTTCAAGGAGAAGATGCCTGAGTTGTATGATTTATACATCAAAAATACAAGCTAA